The Desulfovibrio psychrotolerans genomic interval GCGGCGATGGCGGGAATGGCTCTGTTATTCAACACACCATATTGTAGGAGCAACCATGCAATATAAATACAAAGACGGCTCCATCGGCGTAGCACGTACAGTGGTGTACGCCGGTATTGCGTATCCTGCCGCCAGCCTCGCGCAGCAGGCAGGCGAAACAACCGCAGCGTGGGTTATCAGGCTCGCGGCAATCGGCGTGCAGCCGATGCGGGTAGAGCGTCCCGACGTTGATATCAACAGCTACGACTACGGTGCTCCGCTGGAAACGGACGCGGATGGCGTACTGGTGATCAGCTACCCCAATCCCATCGCTAAAACTCCGGTGTGGTCCACGGCAACGCGCGAACGGATGAATATTTCAGCTGGTGCGGACGTGCCACCCGGCTACACAACACAGGAGCCGCCGGATAGCCCGTATGCAATATGGGGGGACGGTGCTGGGTGGCTGGTTGATGTGGATGCCGCAGGCGCAGCCAAACGGCGGGAGATAGTGTCCCGCGCCGATGCGTTTATGTCGGGCCTGACCTCGAATTACTCCGAGCACGAAAAGCTCAGCTGGTCAAAACAGGAGGCGGAGGCCCGCGCGTTGTCCGCTGACCCGGACGCCGCCGCACCGCTGCTCAGCGGCATTGCCGCAACGCGCGGTATTGGCCTGCTGGATCTGCGGGACAGGGTACTGGCTAACGTGGCCACCTATGAGGCGGTGAGCGCGGCAGTGCTGGGCACACAGCAACTCTACGAGGACCAACTGGCCGCTGCCGGGGATGATGCCGGGGCTATTGCAGCCATTGATCCTGTATACGTGCTGCCTGATTAGTCGTTTGTCTTTGACAATCGATAGGGAGACAAAAGGAAACGGCCCGGATCACTCCGGGCCGCATCATCCTGGTGGAGCAGGCGGAGGACATGTGGTCCTCCACCGGCGCGGTGTTGACCCACCGCACCACGGCCCCGCGAATGGTTGCACCCATTCGAAGAGATACCCCGCTGCTCCTGTGTCTGATCAGACAGGAAGGGTTGTATCGGGGCAAAACGGACACGGCAAGTTGAAATGCAAGAAATACGGTGCGGTCAATGCAATAGGTTGCTCGCCAAGGGCGAAGTAGTTGAACTGGAAATCAAGTGTAAACGCTGTCACACAATGAACTACATGCGGATCATGAGTCCCTGCCGAGAGGCCCGAGCGGCCCGCTCGGAGATGCTAAGTGATAGAGATAGGACGTGCGAGACTGCACAGAGGCGAGGAGCTGAGCCTCATGATGGCCATGCCGGATGATTCCGTGGATGCGATCCTGACCGACCCGCCGTACTCCACTGGCGGCGTTCATGCCAGCCAGCGACAGCAGGCACCCGGCAAGAAGTACCAAAGCTCGCACGCGCAGCGCCGCCATGCCGAGTTCCACGGAGACAACCGGGACCAGCGATCGTTCACGCTGTGGGCATCGCTCTGGCTCGCGGAATGCTACCGGGTGGCAAAGGATGGCGCTGCCTGCATGGTGTTTACCGACTGGCGGCAGCTACCGGCCATGACGGACGCCATGCAAATCGGCGGCTGGACATGGCGCGGAATCGTGGTGTGGGATAAGCCCACGGCCCGGCCCATTCTCGGCGAGTTCCGCCGCCAGTGCGAATACGTGGTATTCGGGGTCAAGGGCAAGCTCACTGCTGCACACAGGCGCTGCCTGCCCGGTGTGTACCGGCACTCTATCATCGCGCACCAGCGCAGGATGCACATGACCGAGAAACCCTTGCCGCTGATCCACGACCTGCTGGACGTAACCCCTGAAGGCTGCACCGTGCTCGACCCCTTCATGGGATCGGCCACCACCGGCGCGGTATGCCTCCAGACAGGCCGAAGCTTCATTGGTATGGAACTGTCCCCGGACTACTTCCAGATCGCATGCGATCGGCTCAATCTGGTGGCAGATTCAGGAGTTGAGAAACTGTAATGAAAGACCCCGGCTTCGGCCGGGGCTTTTCTGCAAGATTATGTAACAAAATTATGTTGCGCGATGCGCAAAATTGATTTGCGTGCTACAAGCAGCCCCGCCGGAATGGAGGGGGTTCGTTTTTGTGAAAAAAGCAAGGGGGGTGTAGTGGGGCATGGAATGCAAGAGTGTCCTGAAAAAACACTTCTCTTCGCGCTTTTCGGTGTCGCGCTTCAACCAAAAGAAAAGGGGTTTAGATTTTCATCTAAACCCCAAAAAATGGCGATGAGGGAGGGATTCGAACCCTCGATACGCTTTTAAGGCGTATACCCGCTTAGCAGTCGATACGGACTGGTTAATAAAATCTGTGATTCAAGGATGTTAGTGGTTTGGCTGCACTCGTGGTCATACCATATACACCCAAATGCACTCAAAATCATCCCAAAGTATGACCAGCGGTATGACTAAAATCTCCCCGCCACACGCCATGATAGCCGTACATATCTGTATGGGGCCTCAAGCTGATCTGGCGCTTGCGAATTCCTGGCCTTGGCTCTCTATCTCCAGCAAATCATGGGGTTGGTGAAGTGTTTCTTCGAGTCTGGCCAA includes:
- a CDS encoding Com family DNA-binding transcriptional regulator — encoded protein: MQEIRCGQCNRLLAKGEVVELEIKCKRCHTMNYMRIMSPCREARAARSEMLSDRDRTCETAQRRGAEPHDGHAG
- a CDS encoding DNA-methyltransferase; translation: MIEIGRARLHRGEELSLMMAMPDDSVDAILTDPPYSTGGVHASQRQQAPGKKYQSSHAQRRHAEFHGDNRDQRSFTLWASLWLAECYRVAKDGAACMVFTDWRQLPAMTDAMQIGGWTWRGIVVWDKPTARPILGEFRRQCEYVVFGVKGKLTAAHRRCLPGVYRHSIIAHQRRMHMTEKPLPLIHDLLDVTPEGCTVLDPFMGSATTGAVCLQTGRSFIGMELSPDYFQIACDRLNLVADSGVEKL